Below is a genomic region from Leucobacter exalbidus.
GTGCGGGCGGAGGGGCAGCGCAGGCTTGATGCGATTGCCGATTACAACCGCTACGACTGCGTCTCGACGCTGCGGCTGCGTGATTGGTTGCTGTCGCTCGCTGCCGAGCATGGCATCTTTCCGTATGCTCCGGCCGAGCTCGCCGATCTTGATACCGGGGCCGGCCCCGATCTCAGTGCGAGTGCGACGGGCGAAGAACTGCTGCGCCTCGCCGGCTTGGCAGATGATCAGGCAGAGGCCCAGGCCCTCAGGCTTGCGGCGAGCGCGATTGATTACCATCAGCGTGAACAGAAGTCGTTTTGGTGGGCGCACTTCGCTCGCCTTGTCGACCCGATCGAGGACTGGGCAGACACCCGTGACGTGCTGATCGTTGATGCGTCGCAGAGCTGGGCGACCGAGACCTGGCATCGCCCGCCCCGGGCGCGCACCGATCGCCGTCAGCTGCGGTTGCGCGGTGCGATCTCGCCCGGCAGCTCACTGCGCGGGGGCGACATCTATCTCGTGTACGCCTACCCGGCGCCCTTCCCACAGCCCGGGGCGGCTCCCGGATCGCGCGGTGCCCGTCGCGCCAAAATTATTGAGCGCTTCTCAGATGGTGTGGTTGTCGAAGAGACCCTCGCCGCGGGGGTTGAACAGTTCAGCGAACTTCCGATCGCGGTGGTGCCCGGCCCGCCGCCGCCCGCTGGTGCGCAGAAGGAAGCCATCGAAGAATGGGGCCGTGACCTTGCGGCGGCCCGCGCTGCGGGAACACCCTTCAACGACGCAGTGTATGAACTGCTGCGACGGGTACCGCCCACCATCGACGGCGGTCTCGCCGCCGTGGCTGACACAGACGATGGCGCCATTACCGCCGTGGTGACGAGCCTCATCGGCATGACGCGCTCGGCGCTCGCCGTACAGGGCCCGCCCGGCACCGGTAAAACATATCTCGCATCGCGCGTGATTAAGCGCCTGGTGGAAGAGCGGCGGTGGCGCATTGGCGTCGTCGCCCAGTCACACAAGGTCGTCGAGAACGTGCTCACTTCGGTGGTCGGCGCGGGGGTGGCCGCAGAGCTCGTAGCGAAGGTGCCGCAGGGCTCCAAGCTTGCAGAAGATGCGCCGCAGCCCGAGTTCACGGTGCTCGCGGCGAACGGGCACGCTGCGTTCATGAGTGAGCATGAGCGCAGCGGCTTTGTGATCGGTGGCACCGCGTGGGACCTCAGCAACGAGAAACGATTCGCGCGGAGAAGCCTCGACCTGCTCGTGATCGATGAGGCCGGGCAGTTCTCGCTCGCCCCCACGATCGCAGCCTCAGTGTCGGCCGACCGGGTACTGCTGCTGGGCGACCCGCAGCAGCTGCCCCAGGTATCGCAGGGCACCCACCCCGAACCTGTCGACACCTCGGCGCTGGGCTGGCTCATCGGCGGGCACGACACCCTCGCCCCCGAGCTGGGCTACTTCCTCGCCGATACCAGGCGCATGCGCAGCGAGCTCGCCGACGTCGTGTCAGAGCTCTCCTACGAAGGCCGGCTGCGTGCACACCCGAGCTCGGCCGACCGTGAGGTGTTCGGCGCCGGGCCCGCAGGCCTCACCTGGCATCCGGTCACCCACGCCGGCAACTCGAATCATTCACCCGAGGAAGCCGCCGAGGTCGTACGCGTGGCACGCACCATGCTGGCCGGTGAACTCGCTGAGGGGTCACGGCCCGCCCGACAGCTCACCCCGCACGACGTCATCGTGGTGGCCCCCTATAACGCGCAGGTGGAGTGCGTGTCAGCGGCGCTCGCCGCAGCAGGGCTGAGTGAAATACGGGTGGGTACCGTCGACAAGTTTCAGGGGCAAGAAGCGGTGTTTGCGATTGTGACGCTTGCCGCCTCAAGCCCCGAAGACGTGCCGCGCGGCCTCGACTTCCTGCTGATGCGCAACCGTCTCAACGTGGGGATTAGCCGGGCGCAGTGGTCGGCCCACATGGTCTCCTCAGACCGGCTGGGAGCGGGCCTGCCGGGCACCGTTGAAGGTCTCACCGCACTCTCGGGCTATCTGCGGCTGCTGGAGCGGGCGCAGTAGCGCGGTAACGCGGTGAGGCCGGGCTCGCGGTGGAGACTACTCAGACCACGCTGAGCCCTGAATGACCTCTACGAAGTCACCGCGCGTGAACCCGGGTACGAAGTGGGCGAGCACATCGGCCTTGACGTTGCCGAAGGTGGTGTCTGGCCGGTCCTTGAGGCCCTCGGTGAACGCGGCAAGAATGCGATTCTTGAAATCGGGGCGGGGGTGCGCGTCGACGATCGCCTGGCGCTGCTCGTCGGTGACGGTCTCAAAGCCGAGACCGAGCACGTCGAGCTCAACGCCTCGCGTGACGAGCGCGATCTCGGGGGCCATGTGCAGCGGGATCTCGGGGGTGGTGTGGAGGGCGATGGCGGCCCACACCGTGTCGGCGTCGGCGTCGCTGATTCCGTATGACTGGAGGAACTTGCGTGCCTCATCGGCGGCATCGATCTCAAAGCGCTGGTCGGTGCGCTTGAACGTGTCGGTCAGCCCGAGGTCGTGGAACATTGCGCCCACATACAGCAGCTCGGGGTCGTATGACAGACCCTGCTGCTGGCCACGCAGCGCACCGAACAAGAACACCCGGCGCGAGTGATTGAATACGAGTTCTGAAGCGACATCCTGTACCAGCGCGGTCGCGGCCTGTGCCATTTCGCTATCGGGAATCAGAATTCCGGCAATTGACTGAGTCATGTGGGG
It encodes:
- a CDS encoding TM0106 family RecB-like putative nuclease, with the translated sequence MFIQQRETGGSRLVTSASDLSAASACEFAFLRRADVKFGRDVTVPADDDPMLARAAKLGDAHEERTLEAYRVEFGAAVPRVAGGVAEIARPDSMREEALVQRQAETVEALRGRAEVVFQATFFDPEQRAADAAGAPEIGFVGFADFLRLAADGSYEVQDTKLARRARVTALMQLAAYAEQLERVGVGAAAEAVLILGDGARSVHKISDIAPVFRSRRARLHQILTERALAVGADGRTESAAPVAWGDPGIAACGRCEVCEPEILAHRDPLLIAGIQRSQRDRFIAAGYETIERVATLSDPIVAAGVSIDGVSPRVLERIAAQADVQVRAAAGQVPPVKVIDAGALAALPEPNPGDLFFDFEGDPMYREPGAQASARWGIDYLFGMVDVREQFTPLWAHDLDAEKQALIDFLALVRERRAAYPGLRIYHYAAYERAHLTSIAARHGVGEAEVDQLLREHVLVDLYPIVRGALRVGSRSYSIKKLEPLYMGDELRDETGVVSGAQSVTEYAEASAQLAAGDAAVRAEGQRRLDAIADYNRYDCVSTLRLRDWLLSLAAEHGIFPYAPAELADLDTGAGPDLSASATGEELLRLAGLADDQAEAQALRLAASAIDYHQREQKSFWWAHFARLVDPIEDWADTRDVLIVDASQSWATETWHRPPRARTDRRQLRLRGAISPGSSLRGGDIYLVYAYPAPFPQPGAAPGSRGARRAKIIERFSDGVVVEETLAAGVEQFSELPIAVVPGPPPPAGAQKEAIEEWGRDLAAARAAGTPFNDAVYELLRRVPPTIDGGLAAVADTDDGAITAVVTSLIGMTRSALAVQGPPGTGKTYLASRVIKRLVEERRWRIGVVAQSHKVVENVLTSVVGAGVAAELVAKVPQGSKLAEDAPQPEFTVLAANGHAAFMSEHERSGFVIGGTAWDLSNEKRFARRSLDLLVIDEAGQFSLAPTIAASVSADRVLLLGDPQQLPQVSQGTHPEPVDTSALGWLIGGHDTLAPELGYFLADTRRMRSELADVVSELSYEGRLRAHPSSADREVFGAGPAGLTWHPVTHAGNSNHSPEEAAEVVRVARTMLAGELAEGSRPARQLTPHDVIVVAPYNAQVECVSAALAAAGLSEIRVGTVDKFQGQEAVFAIVTLAASSPEDVPRGLDFLLMRNRLNVGISRAQWSAHMVSSDRLGAGLPGTVEGLTALSGYLRLLERAQ
- a CDS encoding HD domain-containing protein, whose translation is MTQSIAGILIPDSEMAQAATALVQDVASELVFNHSRRVFLFGALRGQQQGLSYDPELLYVGAMFHDLGLTDTFKRTDQRFEIDAADEARKFLQSYGISDADADTVWAAIALHTTPEIPLHMAPEIALVTRGVELDVLGLGFETVTDEQRQAIVDAHPRPDFKNRILAAFTEGLKDRPDTTFGNVKADVLAHFVPGFTRGDFVEVIQGSAWSE